A genomic region of Exiguobacterium sp. Helios contains the following coding sequences:
- the sdaAA gene encoding L-serine ammonia-lyase, iron-sulfur-dependent, subunit alpha, producing the protein MFKSVKELVALATEKNVPISEIMIEQEMTVRHLERDEVLGMMERNLEVMEAAVERSLTGDGVESVTGLTGGDAVLLQRYRASGQGLSGDLLLDAVSKAIGTNEVNAAMGKICATPTAGSAGVVPGTLFAVRERLNPSREQMLRFLFTSGAFGFVVANNASISGAAGGCQAEVGSATAMAAAAIVEMAGGTPDQSAHAFAIALKNMLGLVCDPVAGLVEVPCVKRNAMGGANALVAADMALAGITSRIPCDEVIGAMYEIGQMMPSALRETAKGGLANTPTGRWLESKIFGELSNESIK; encoded by the coding sequence ATGTTTAAATCCGTAAAAGAACTCGTCGCACTGGCGACTGAAAAAAATGTACCGATTTCAGAAATCATGATTGAACAGGAAATGACCGTTAGGCACCTCGAGCGGGATGAAGTCCTCGGGATGATGGAACGGAATCTCGAAGTAATGGAAGCGGCGGTCGAACGTTCGTTGACAGGGGACGGCGTCGAGTCCGTCACCGGTCTGACCGGCGGCGATGCGGTCTTGCTGCAACGATACCGGGCGAGCGGTCAAGGCTTATCCGGTGATCTGTTGTTAGATGCCGTCAGCAAGGCGATTGGAACGAATGAAGTCAATGCCGCGATGGGCAAAATTTGTGCAACACCGACGGCTGGTAGTGCGGGCGTCGTCCCGGGAACATTATTCGCAGTTCGGGAACGCTTGAATCCGAGTCGCGAACAGATGCTACGTTTCTTGTTTACATCCGGAGCATTCGGCTTCGTTGTCGCGAACAATGCGTCCATTTCCGGCGCAGCGGGCGGATGTCAGGCGGAAGTCGGTTCGGCAACGGCAATGGCGGCGGCGGCAATCGTTGAAATGGCGGGCGGAACACCCGATCAATCGGCCCATGCGTTTGCAATCGCCCTTAAGAATATGCTCGGACTCGTCTGTGATCCGGTTGCCGGACTTGTCGAAGTACCGTGTGTAAAACGAAATGCCATGGGCGGAGCGAATGCGCTTGTTGCAGCTGATATGGCGTTAGCCGGTATTACGTCACGGATTCCGTGTGATGAAGTCATCGGAGCGATGTATGAAATCGGTCAAATGATGCCATCCGCTTTACGGGAGACGGCCAAAGGCGGACTTGCCAACACACCGACCGGACGCTGGCTCGAATCAAAAATCTTTGGGGAACTCTCGAATGAATCCATTAAGTAA
- the sdaAB gene encoding L-serine ammonia-lyase, iron-sulfur-dependent subunit beta: MKYRSVFDIIGPIMVGPSSSHTAGAARIGLMAGKLFGEQPTDITITFYGSFADTYRGHGTDVAIIGGVLGYDTFDDRIPESIKIAEQKGIRIHFETSEALTDHPNTARVHLTDGQAEFELVGISIGGGTIEITELNGVPLKLSGGGPALIVLHHDRFGAIAAVTSILADYEINIGHMEVSRHEKGKQALMAIEIDDRMPIAVLEEINRLPQVERSVMMGE; encoded by the coding sequence ATGAAGTACCGAAGTGTATTTGATATCATCGGACCGATTATGGTCGGACCATCCAGTTCGCATACAGCGGGGGCAGCGCGAATTGGATTAATGGCAGGGAAACTGTTTGGCGAACAACCGACGGATATTACGATTACGTTTTATGGATCATTTGCGGATACGTACCGGGGACACGGAACGGACGTCGCCATTATCGGCGGTGTCCTTGGCTATGACACGTTTGACGACCGGATTCCGGAATCGATTAAGATTGCGGAACAAAAAGGGATCCGGATTCATTTTGAAACAAGTGAGGCGTTGACGGACCATCCGAATACGGCTCGCGTTCATTTGACGGATGGACAGGCGGAGTTTGAACTCGTGGGTATTTCAATCGGCGGGGGAACGATTGAGATTACCGAGTTGAACGGTGTGCCGTTAAAGTTGTCAGGCGGTGGACCGGCCTTGATCGTCCTGCATCATGACCGCTTTGGTGCGATCGCAGCCGTCACAAGTATTTTGGCCGATTATGAAATCAATATCGGACACATGGAAGTATCGCGTCATGAAAAAGGTAAACAGGCATTAATGGCCATAGAAATCGATGACCGGATGCCGATTGCTGTACTTGAAGAAATCAACCGGTTACCACAAGTCGAGCGTTCTGTCATGATGGGAGAGTGA